The Halichoerus grypus chromosome 14, mHalGry1.hap1.1, whole genome shotgun sequence genomic interval GCTGACCGGGGCGGGGGGCTGGAGGTCAAGGTGCGTGGGAGGCTCTCGGGTTCAGTAGAGGGGTGGGGCTCCCGGGCCGGACACCCTGCCTGCGGCCTCTCCAGGGGGTGTCCTCACGTTCCTGGGGCCTGGGTTAGACCCGCCCGTCTGTGACTCAGCATGGCTGCGCCGGACACCCCCTCAGTGgaccccccagccccttcccacacCAGAATCCTCCTTCGCCGTGGGGTCTCGGCGGGAACACGGGGTCGGAGGCGGCCGCTCCCCAGTCGAACCTGTCAGAGCCAGCAGGGCGAGCTCGGCTCCGGATGCGGCAGCATCACAGACCCCAGCCCCCGGTCCTGCCAAGTCACCTGGGAGGAGAGGTCGGTCCCCCGCGTCAGCGCCCAGCTGGGCAAGGACAAGCAGGCCTTGATTAAGGAGGCCCATGCGTGGCAGTGACCACGGGGGTGGGCTGCTGGGGCGCTCCCGCAGCGTGGCATCTGGATGGCCCTTCCCAGAGGGTGGTGGGCAGGAGGCCCGAGGCTCTGGCCCCCGGCTCTCGGAGAGGCCCCCCGAGCTCTGCTCAATTCTGGAGCAGGCAGGCAGGCCGGTGCCGGGTCCCAGAGCCCACCCCTCCCTGGAGGAGCGACCCCGATGCTGGGGAGTCGAGGCTGGGCAAGGTGGGGGGCTTCCCCAGCAGAGAGCTCTGAGCCCGTGGGGTGTCGGGCGCTGGGCTCAGCGTCTCGGGGCTCTGGCTGCACCCCTGCCTGTTTGGTGTGTGGTGTTGGAAAGGCTTAAAGTGCCCGTTTTCTTGACAATGCAGGGGTGAAGTGGGCAGGGCACTGTGGTTTGTATCAAGGGGGTGTTTGGTTAAATGGTTGAGAAGCCCTGCCGTagacaggtttgtttgtttgtttgtatgtttgtttgttgagGGGAGATGTGCGTTCCCCCCTGTAACTGCCGATCCCTTCACCCCAAGGGGTGGGTGCCTTGGGGCACGAGGGCCGTTTGGTGTGGACGTTTTCACTTTCCTGTAGGCTTTCCGTGGACCCCAGTAATCGGGGTTGGCCCTCggccatgcagaacgtgccccccACTTTTCCAGGGCTGCGTGTAGGGTCAACTGCCAGGGTGCCCTCCAGCTTGGGACCCCACTCTCCCACCCTAGGGCAGGGCAACAGCCTTGAGCCTGGAACCCGTAGGACCAGCTGGAAGAGGGCGGAGGAGAAGACCGAGGCTCTGAGTGGTGATGTGGCCTGCCCAGAACCCCACAGCAGGGAGGGCCAGAACCAGGGCCAGCCTGATTGAATGACCCCCACACACGAGGCCCCCCTGACAGCCATGTGCTCGGGGCAGCTTGTCCAAGGCCCAGGGACCCTGGGGTCGCCAGTGAGCAAGGCCCAGGCTAGCAGCTGGGGGGCCCGGACCCCACCTCAGGGGGCAAGCAGGGCCCAAGGGTAAGGGGCTGCTTCTTTGATGCCCCTGGCCCAAAGGtcggggcaggaggggctggtgagCCTCCGGTGAGGGCACTGGTGGTCACGTGGGGCCCTGGGCCCTTGGAGCTGGGCTGGGTTCATGGCCGGGGACCTGGAGCAGTTTCCCGGGAGTCGGGGTCATCCTGGGACGTGGTCCTGTCTCGTCCTCCCGCGGTAGtgccatgggggtgggggctgctgcttGTCAGGGGGCCAGCTGAGCGCTCCTCAGCTCTCAGGGCTGGCTGACCCTTGGCTCGGACGCAGCCATGCCTCCCCCAAGAATGGGAGGCGAGGACAGAGGATGCCTGAGCCCGCAGTCCCCCATGGAGACCTTGGAGGGCGGGGGCGCACTCTAGGATGAGGGAGGGGTCAGGTCCTGCCCCTCTGGCCTTGGCCAGCTCTccgaacctctctgagcctcggttgtCCTTGGTGAGGCTCAGGGCCCGCGGCTGCTCTGGAGGAAGGACGTGGCACCGGGCCCAGGGGTGGCCCTGACCCAGGCGCCTGAGATTTCTCGGCAGGCTGTGTTTGGAGCTTGGCCACCGTGGCCTGAGGGTCTTGCTGTGGTCACAGGCTCACACCTTGGCCGGGGGCTCCTGAGCCCTGGTAGCGCAGGGCGGGCGGTGAGGTTTGGGCATAGGTGAAGCACACAGGTGCTGGCATGGGCACACCAGCGGGCCCGGCACCTGCGTCTGGGCACTGTGTGCGCAGGCGTGGCGTGGGTCACCGCCGTCCCAGGGCCTCGTGGGCCTCGTGACGACGGGGTGGGGAGCATGCGTCCCTGCGTGACTGCATGAGGGGCAAGCTGTGACTTTTCTCCCCTCGCCCAGGATGGAGGCCTCGTGCCTGGAGCTCGCCCTGGAGGGGGAGCGTCTCTGCAAGGCCGGGGACTTCAAGGCGGGCGCGGCCTTCTTTGAGGCCGCGGTGCAGGTGGGCACCGAGGACCTGAAGACGCTGAGTGCCATCTACAGCCAACTGGGCAATGCCTACTTCTACCTGAAGGAGTACGCCCGGGCGCTGGAGTACCACCGACACGACCTGCTGCTGGCCCGGTGAGCGTGGCCGCCCTGCCTCAGCGAGCTCAGCTCCACGGGACCCGAGCGGGTGCCGCGGGCCTGGGAGAAGGGCTGTGGTCCGTCTGGCTGCCTGTGTGTGGGCGTGGCTGTGGCCCGCTCTCCCGAGTGTGTCCGCGCGCGTGGGCCTGCCTGAGAGGGAGTGCAGCTTCTTGGGGCTCCCACCAGCCGTGCCCACAGGCCCTTCCCCGGCCGGCGAGCCCCAGACCGTGTCCTCAGCACCTGGGCAACTTGTTGAAACTTATTCACACGGCCGGGTCCCCCCTTCTCCCCGGCTCTCCCTGTCTCCATCCGGGCGCCTGCCCAAACCCGGAGAGCTGCAGGCTGGGCCCCGCAGAGAAGTGACCCcagctgggctccctgccccgggggctgcctgAGGGGGCCCTGCCCACCAGCCACAGGACCCCTGCCCAGCCTTGCCCCAGTCAGCCCAGGGCTGGTCCTGCCAGGCCAACCCCACCCTTgcccgggctccctgctgggcgcaGCGTCCCGCTCactgctccctgccctccaggaccaTCGGTGACCGCATGGGGGAGGCCAAGGCCAGCGGGAACCTGGGCAACACGCTCAAGGTCCTGGGCCGCTTTGACGAGGCTGTCGTCTGCTGCCAACGGCACCTGGACATCGCCCAGGAGCAGGGGGACAAGGTCGGTCAGCGGCTCCCTGGGGGGCGGGTGCCCCCGACCTGTGGCCCCATGCTGCCCCCGTGGGAGGAAGATGGGAGGATGGCCCGCCCCGGCTGCCCAAGCTAGAGTCCCTAGCCCCCATCTTCCGTGTCAGCCCTTCCTCTTACCGACCGCCCCGCGCTGGGCTCCAGAGGGACACCGGGTGGCGTGGCAGCCAGGGATGGAGCAGCTGTGGGCCCAGGCCTGTGCGGACACTTGACTGTCCTGCTCTGTGACCTCCCCCCGTGACAGGATGACTCGCCCCAAGTCACAGCTCAGGGGGGCCAGGCCCGGCTGGGAGCCCCTTCCTCCCCGCCCGGGCGGCAGAGACGAGAGGGTGCCCGCGCCAGGCGTGGTCGCACCTCCCCTGCTGAGTCAGTCACTCGGGGTGTCCTCGGAGAGCGGCCGTCACCTGCGAGCTCCCCCCTCTGGGTCCTTGCCTCGGGGGCCGCAGGGACCAGGGCCAGTGAGCTCCTCGGGGGCCAGGTCTGCAGAGGGTCCCCCAACCTCGGTGCCACCCCCAGGTCGGGGAGGCGAGGGCGCTGTACAACATCGGCAACGTGTACCACGCCAAGGGCAAGCAGCTGTCGTGGACCGCCACACAGGACCCCGGGCACCTGCCGCCCGACGTCCGGGAGCCACTGCGCAGAGCCTCCGAGTTCTATGAGTGAGTGGGGCGGGCAGGGGTGCCAGAGAGCCAGCGGGCCACGGTGTGTCCACGCTTTCCGTAGCGCTTCCTGAGCCCCTGCTGCCGGCCGCGGGGTGGGGCAGCTGCCCCAGGCACAGAGCGCCCACATCTGGGCCCATCAGCTCTCCGCAGACCCCCCGTATGGCGACAGCGGGTcagctctccttccccacccccgacCTGCACCTGCCCTCAGCGTCTGGTGGGGTCCACCAAGCCCCCGGCGTCCCCCACACATCAGTCATCCACAGCAGCGTGGGGAAGCCGGCGTGGCGCTAGAAAACATTGGGCTGCAAGAAGGCCCCGGACGTCGGGCCGAGCGTCTGTTTGTGGGAGCCTCCTGGGGCAGGCGAGCCCCTGATGAGCCTCGGAGCGCACACGGCACCCGCTGGGGCACGCTTCTGGGAGGAGCCGAGCGGAGGCCGCCGGCTCGTCACCCTCTagcctgggtgggtgggtggtgggtcaCGGGGCCCCTGCTTCCCGCGCACTGAGAGGGACACGGCTCAGACAGATGCGACCCCCAGGAGGAACCTGTCCCTGGTGAAGGAGCTGGGCGACCGGGCGGCCCAGGGCAGGGCCTATGGCAACCTGGGCAACACCCACTACCTGCTGGGGAGCTTCATGGAGGCCACAGCCTTCCACAAGGAGGTGAGTGCGCCGCGGGGCTCCCCAGCCGCCTTGCTTGGTCTGCGCTTGGTGCGGGGTCCCGGGCTGCCCTCTCCGCGCATGCAGACATTGGGCTGGCCGCCCTGGGCGGGGAGGCTGCGTCTGCCATCCGCCTGGGTTCCCGGGGCTGCTCTGTGACCACCAGGCCTCCGGTCTGTGTCCTCAGCGCCTGGCCATTGCTAAGGAATTTGGAGACAAGGCGGCCGAGAGGAGGGCCTACAGCAACCTGGGGAACGCCCACATCTTCCTGGGGCGCTTTGACGTGGCCGCCGAGTACTACAAGTAGGCAGGCCTGcccgcccgcccccacccgcccagcccagcccagcccgggggaggggggccacCTGGGCACCAGCCTAAGGTCGGAGGTGAGCCtgacctcccagcctccccaggggCCAGGTGGGGGGGGTTCTGGGCCACCCCAGAAGGGCAGACTGACAAAGCCCATGTCCTGGGGCTGCCAGGGACAAGAAGAACTACCATGCCCTTCACTCGGTAAGTGCCGGCAGAAGCCGCCCTGTGCCGGGGACACAGCGGCCTTGGCCGAGGGCCTCCCAGGGCCAGCTGTTGGGGGAACCCCAGGGCTGTCTTTGCTCTCCACGATGGCTCTGGGATGCCGGTATAATCGCTCTTGTACGGACTCAGAGGGTAAAGACCACGTGGGCTCCTGGGCGTCCCTGGCTTGTGCTGGGATGCTCTGTGAGCCGTCTGCGTCCTGGCCTGAGTCGCAGAGACTGGGTCACCAGCCCCGGGTCCTGTGCTGAGCCCTGACATCCTGAGTCAGGACCCCGAGCTGGGGTGTGCTGTCCCCCGGTCCTCTGTGGAGATGCCCGTGGGACCCTGGGGCtgaggtcactgagcaggtggaCTGCATCCCCATCGCCCACTGTCCACCCCTCAGATGTGGGCCCCCAGAAAAGGGGGTGCTGGAAACCCTCCTCCTTGGGGctgaccctctgccctctccgCAGGAAGACACTGCAGCTGTCCCGGCAGCTCAAGGACCAGGCGGTGGAGGCCCAGGCCTGCTACAGCCTGGGTAACACGTACACGCTGCTGCAGGACTATGAGCGCGCGGCCGAGTACCACCTGCGCCACCTGCTCATTGCCCAGGAGCTGGCCGACAGGTGCGCGGCGGGGACATGGGGACACGGGGGGCCAGGCCTGGCCCCGGGGGCTCCAGACGGTCCTTGTGGCCTGAGCAAGGCCCCGCCCTGCCGCTGACCACCGAGCGCCTCTGTGCAGGGCGGCCCGCctggcctcagcctccctccGCTGCGGGGCCGCACTGTCCACTAAGTGGGACCAGGAGAGACCGGGTGGGCGCTGGGCCGGCCGCTTGTGACGACCCTGGGGCGGGCTGGCTGGGGGTCGGGCCCACGTCACCCGGTCCGTGGCCCCTTGAGCAGCCCTGTGTCTCCCCAACACATGGCCACACACAGAGGTGTGGGGTGGGCAGCGGCCGGGGCAGGGCCCTCGGAGCCGCGGGCCGTGCACCTCTCACGGGGTGCGGGGCGGAGAGGGCCGCCCTGTCGGGAGGCTCGAAGTGGCCAGCCCTTTTGCTCTCGTGGGTGACGACGCTTTGGAACCAGATGGTGACGGCCGTGGATCATTGAGTGCGCCGAGCCCCTGGGCCTGCACTTGAGTggttacatttacatttacattttgtgattttttcaCCTTAATTAAAAGATTAATGACCCGAGGGTCATTATGACCTGACCCCAAGGGTGGAGGGAGCcacgggggcaggggaggggggagcctcACGGCCGGTAGGGGGCGAGCGAGGCCCCGCCAGGAACTCCAGGCCCGCCCACCGCGCTCCTGTCAGGATGGGCCCGACCACCTGGAGGCTGGTGGGCAGGCTGGCGGGCCGCGGGCTGCACATGTGAACCCAGTTTCCCGCCCTGGCAGAGTGGGCGAGGGCCGGGCGTGCTGGAGTTTGGGGAACGCCTACGTGTCCATGGGGAGCCCGGCACAGGCCCTGACTTTCGCCAAGAAGCACCTGGAGATCTCCCAGGAGGTGAGCCCGGCCTGCCCTGCGGCCAGTCCCCAGGCACTGCCCAGCCCAGCTGAGACCAGGCCAGGTGGCTCGGTGCCCTCTGGCTCCTCCCTGGATGCTCCTCCATCCCTTCTAGGCTGTGTGCGCTGGGTGTGCCTTCAGAGGCCCGGTGGCGGCTTATCTGCTGGAgccagggggtgaggggaggggagcaggggcctGTTTTCCACCCGTAAAGCGTCAGCGTTCCCTGTGCGCGGGCCCACGACCAGGTCCTGTGTCCCCGATGGAACCAGGCCAGGCCAAGGTGGAAATGACCCGCCACAGGCAGCCCAGGAGCACAAAGGCATGGCTGCCCCTGGGCTCTCCCCCTGGGACCCCCCAGCTGGACACCTTCCTGGGGATGATAGGGTCTTCGAGGGTCGGTCCACCCAGGACCCTCCTACCATGGTCAGGTTGTCCCGGGTGGCCTCCAGCTTCCCAGTTCCTAGCCTGCCCCCTTCTGACCTCAGTCCCATCCTCCTTGGCCCCACTGATGTCACGTCCCCCCAGCAGACGCCCAGTACCCTCCCAGACCCACCATAGCCCCGTGCCTGTTGTGGGCAAGACCCATAGGAGCCCAGGTGGTGGGGCAACAGGGAGGCTTGTGTCAGGAGAGCCCCCCAGCCGGGCCGGCCCCCACAGCCCCCTGAGCAGAGGTGGGGGCACGCCAGGGGCCCCAGGGCTCCATTCGAGGTTGGGCCGTGGCCTCCCACTATTCGGCTTGTTCTTGGGCGGTGCCCTCACTCCTCTGCAGCAGGGTCCTCCTGTTGAGCCGCTGCTCTGAGCTGGGGGCCTGGACGGGGCCGGAGGGGTGCATGGGAGGCTCCAGGGACTGAGAAAGGTGGAGTCTGGGGCAGGCCACCTGCCTTTGGGAGTGGCACAGGGCTGGCTGCCTGAGGCCCCGGGCATTCCTGGGGTGTGAGGGGGGCTACCTGGGGCCCATGTGGCCACCCTTACCCAGGGACAAACACCCAGACTCCATCCCTGAGGCACAGTGAGGCCCGGTTCCCTT includes:
- the GPSM1 gene encoding G-protein-signaling modulator 1 isoform X3, giving the protein MACPAPPAADELPGPARRLYSRMEASCLELALEGERLCKAGDFKAGAAFFEAAVQVGTEDLKTLSAIYSQLGNAYFYLKEYARALEYHRHDLLLARTIGDRMGEAKASGNLGNTLKVLGRFDEAVVCCQRHLDIAQEQGDKVGEARALYNIGNVYHAKGKQLSWTATQDPGHLPPDVREPLRRASEFYERNLSLVKELGDRAAQGRAYGNLGNTHYLLGSFMEATAFHKERLAIAKEFGDKAAERRAYSNLGNAHIFLGRFDVAAEYYKKTLQLSRQLKDQAVEAQACYSLGNTYTLLQDYERAAEYHLRHLLIAQELADRVGEGRACWSLGNAYVSMGSPAQALTFAKKHLEISQEIGDRNGELTARMNVAQLQLVLGRLTSPAATEKPDLAGYEAQGARPKRTQRLSAETWGLLRLPLERSIPRAPSSDEECFFDLLSKFQSSRMDDQRCPLEEGQPGAAEATAAPTPEERVAQPSLTASPQTEELLDLIASSQGRRLDDQRASVGSLPGLRVTHSNLGRLRGDGDPQEPGDEFFNMLIKCQSSRIDDQRCPPPDVLPRGPTMPDEDFFSLIQRVQAKRMDEQRVDLAGSPEQEAGGSPEPRQPCQSGAS
- the GPSM1 gene encoding G-protein-signaling modulator 1 isoform X2; the encoded protein is MEASCLELALEGERLCKAGDFKAGAAFFEAAVQVGTEDLKTLSAIYSQLGNAYFYLKEYARALEYHRHDLLLARTIGDRMGEAKASGNLGNTLKVLGRFDEAVVCCQRHLDIAQEQGDKVGEARALYNIGNVYHAKGKQLSWTATQDPGHLPPDVREPLRRASEFYERNLSLVKELGDRAAQGRAYGNLGNTHYLLGSFMEATAFHKERLAIAKEFGDKAAERRAYSNLGNAHIFLGRFDVAAEYYKKTLQLSRQLKDQAVEAQACYSLGNTYTLLQDYERAAEYHLRHLLIAQELADRVGEGRACWSLGNAYVSMGSPAQALTFAKKHLEISQEIGDRNGELTARMNVAQLQLVLGRLTSPAATEKPDLAGYEAQGARPKRTQRLSAETWGLLRLPLEREQNGDSHQVGEWRGPGRDVLPLPMRSRKYQEGLEAAERPREGSHSPLDSADVRVQVPRTSIPRAPSSDEECFFDLLSKFQSSRMDDQRCPLEEGQPGAAEATAAPTPEERVAQPSLTASPQTEELLDLIASSQGRRLDDQRASVGSLPGLRVTHSNLGRLRGDGDPQEPGDEFFNMLIKCQSSRIDDQRCPPPDVLPRGPTMPDEDFFSLIQRVQAKRMDEQRVDLAGSPEQEAGGSPEPRQPCQSGAS